Part of the Anopheles coluzzii chromosome 3, AcolN3, whole genome shotgun sequence genome is shown below.
TTAgaattattcaattttaacATCATATTGGTCAATATTCAGACACTCAGTGTAGAGATTTCGCgccattttttacatttatgtATGGATTTCTGacttttgtaaaacattttaaacagcTCCTCAACGACGAGTGacgaaagttttccaataactGGTCTAAGGAACTGTCTAGGAAGCCTCAAAATCAGAAGGTGAAAATATGAGGTGCCCGACACCTCACCTTTAGTTTACAtcaaagataaaaaaagatcATGATTAGTACTGAAAAGCAATGAAAGCTCTCAACCGATAAAGTCTTATTAGTCCTTCCAGAGGAGGATTGATTGGCCCATGTTAAGGTGATGTTAAGGtgaagatggacacttctcggTATAAAGACAGGGATAACGGGTTGACAGACGATGGCACTATATCCGGAATGGTTCTGAATATCCCTGATGCTCTCCAGGACGCCAAAGAGAAGGAATAATTGCATATATATAAATGGATGAGAAATTAAGTAGGACCAATTGCCTAACACGAGTAGTAGGCTTTTCCGACTGAAACTCTTCCAAAAGTTCCTGTAAACAAATCAGTAATCGATGGAGACTATAAACCCTTACCTGTAGGCACTAACGATAATTACCTGTTCAACAACAATTCAGTTTGACTTTCGGTTGCGAACACAAATCTTCCATACTCCAAATCCGGATTCGTTCGTAGCTCCCTTTATACACCGTTTATTTCACAGCTTCTACGCACAACGACCATAGACGGTCTCGGCCCGCCAAAACAAAGCCAACAACAAGCAGCGCATTCACTTAGATGAACTTGAAGCGACGGTCGGCGTACGCCACCTGACCGGTGCGGTACTGCTGTTCCCGCTGGTCGCGCTCGTTCTTCATCATTTTCGCGTACACAATGATCGGGATGACGACGGTAAACAGTCCAATCTTGAACGAGCGGCCGGTCGGCTTGAAGTGCTCGTAATGGTTAACGCGCATCGCCTGGAACCGGGCTAGGCCAGTGTCGAACTGGAAATGGGACAAAACCGAACCAACACTCGTTAGTAACTGGTTCCGGGACACCGTTTGCTATTGCTCCGCGGAATCTCTACATCCGCGGAGTGGTCAGTGTCGATGACATAACAATCAGGCACCTTCCGCCATCTCGAACGGGGAAGGTTCACTTACCACACCACCGCTCTCGCCGCGCAGATGGTTGTGCGGGTTGGTCATCGTGCGCCAGTACTCGTTGCGTAGGGCCGCACGCCGGGCCGCCTTTTCCTGCTGGCTCATCTTGTTTTCTCAGGAGCGGTCGAATTTCGCGCACCACAATCCACACCGTCGGGCGAAACTTGCTGCTCTGCgagggtttgttgtttttcttgcgAATGCAGAACTGTCAACGCGAGCGGTCAAAGTGGGCGCAGAACAACGGGTGGCTCATGTCGGGGTTTCTTCGTTAAATATAACGAGGAATGGGAAGTTGCCAAAcgaaattcatttattttaaatgcatttttattttcacaaaaacttgaattcatttaatattatttgaaaataCTAAAACTATTTAGtatcattaaaattaataaacgtAGCAAACTGAGCTCCTGACAACTGAACGAAACAATTTTAGGGATCGTGTCTTTGCTATTGAAACAAGTCGACATAACCCCAACACGGTGGAAATTCGTGGAAAAAACTCTTATTTCGCAGGTTTGAGGGGGATGCATTGTTAATTTTCACGAACATTACTTAGTATGGGTAAAACGCATTTGAAATTCGTTAAATAATCctatttttcatatttgttACTTTGACCGAACAACGCAATTCTTAACTGCTCCGGGACTCCGTTGTACACTGATCTCGTCTGCTCTGCAACTAATTTTAAACCCATGTCGATTCAAGAATTGATCTCAAACCCCTCGACTTCGTTAGAATTGATCTCGAATCTACTCCAAAAAGCATTCCAATGGTGATTATGTTCCTGAATCCATGCAAATGTTGGAACTGATTCCAAACCTGCTCCGAGCCTTGAACTGATCCGAGACCTGTTCCGAtctttgaaattattttcatcCTATATTGGTCCTGAAACTAATTCAGAGCCCATATCAATCCATTAACTCATATAGAACAGATTGAAATCGATCCCTAATCTGTACCGAATTTCTAAGGAGCTCTGAATCCATTCTGATCATGGAGTTGATCCCAAACGTGGTCGAATCTTTGTAATGATCCCTATCCTATATTGGTCAAGGATCTGGTCCAAGTTCAATCCAAGAATCGATCTCGAACCTATCCCGATGTTTTAACTAATCGCGAATATGTCATGCAGATCCAAACCCATCCTGGAAGATCCTGGAACCACGATTTTTCCCAAACATCTTCGCATCTTTGAAATGATCCCAAACCTATATCGCTCCTGCGTTTAATTCTGAACCCATATCGAACCAAGAATTGATATCGAACCTAAACGGATATTGGAATTTTAACATATATCCTTGCAGTTTCTGGATACTTGATCCAGAAGCTCTAAAGGCCCAGGAATCGATATACAAAGTTTACCGTTCCACGAAATTATCCAGAACCTGTCAGGATCTTAGATCTTGACCCTTGATCTTAGAGGCCCAACAACTTCCACCAGCAGCTATTGGTCTAAAATGTTAACTAAATGTTAGattaatcaaacaaaatgaatcACTTTACGTAAAAGAAACGACACCGAAGTTCATATTATTAACATATagctttattttctttttcttcataaACGCTTACATAGTATATGTTTACGAATTCTTACCACTAAGCGGTTGAATAAACTTCCAAATGGGAAAGGAAATAGGTTGGTACCACTGGATACCCCGCGCAAATGGGTATCGGTATCGGCCTGTCTGTTTTGTCACAATTTGGCTGCCTTGTGGCACACGTTCAGCTCAGTTCTTTTGCGGTTTTGCACTTTTAATACATTTCCTGAATCAGAAACTTTGGGGTGGATTGGAGAAGGAAAGGATCGGCTCACACTGCAAAGAAAGCAATGAGGCATATATTTCTTGGGGATGAAAAAAACAGAGTTCGTAGAATACGCTGCCACCAATCATTAAACACTCTATACAACCCTTGGTATAGCTATCAATAATGGGGATCTCTTTATGCAAAATGAAACCATTCATGCGTTTGGCGGGATCGGGGATAAAAGGAGGTGGGTGGGGTTAATAGTAACGCATCATACGTAATGCGtctcgacaaaaaaaaaagtgttgcaCTAAGCACGCTCTACTCCGCTTAGCGGCTGGCAACTTCCTCCGAAGGATGAGCGTCCCCATTGTGCACGCCATTGCACTTCTCCGCGGTGCCGTTGGCGACGCGTGCCTTCTTCGCTACATGCTGCTGCACGTCCGGTTGGCTCTCCCCGACTGGCAGATCGAAACGGTGCTCCAGCGTCATGTGGCTGAGCGGCGGCAGACCGACGCACGCACGCAGAATGTTCTCGATTGCCGTTCGCTGGCGGAAGAGCGAATTGACCACGGGCGTACCCTGCGGCACTAGCGGCGCCTTGCACAGGTAGCTCAGCAGCGACAGTACCGACCGGAAGGGTAGGTACTCACCGCTGGCCGCGGCGTCCTTGCGGCGAACCTGAATGCGCGAGCACAGCTCACCCAGTATGGCCAGATCGAGGATGAGCGGGGTGGCGAGCAGCGAGTCCTCGCAGGTATTGTGGATGACCAGCGTGTTGTGACCACCGAGCATGATCTGGCTCGTGTACTCGTCCATCGCGCGCTTGCTGTCGCCGACGTACGGCACGTACTTGATCACCACGCAGTGGTCCGGATGTTCGTCCGCACCGTACAGGATGTGGTTGGAGGCGACCATATCGTCCACCACGTTGCTCTTGGAGATCTCCTTCGAGCGGAACTGCTGCGGGGCCGAGAGATTCTTGCCGTCGTTGTTGCCGAGATGGTTGTAGCTCACGATCGAGACGGGCTTGATGCCGGCCGACACCAGGAAGTCCACCAGCACCGACTTCAGCTTGGTCTGGCCCGACTTGAAGTCATCGCCGGCAATGAACGCACCGTAGTGCTCCGCCATCTCGATCACACCGGGCACGAACGTGTTCTGGGGCGATCCGTTGATGTAGATGCACTAAAGGGAGGTGAAGACAGAACAGAAACCAACATGGAATTGATGCTCAAGAATGCAGAAAACCCCACACCGCGACTTACATTCTCAGCAATAGCAGCCATGGCGAAGATCGTCGAGGGCGAAATCTCCGAATGGTTCTGCTTGAGCGAGCGCTCCAGATCCGCCATCGTCGTGTTGACGCCTTCCTTCACCTCGGCGAACCGCTCCGTATTTGCCGTCCACAGGATGACCACCTTGTCCACGCCCGACTGCTGCTTGAACTCGCGAATGTCCCGCACGATCTGCTGGTACTGCTCGTACCGCGTGCCCTTGATCGTGTTGTCCGCCCGGTCCGCCTGGTTGGCCGCAATGAAGTCGGGATCGTAGATCGAGGCCCTCGGGCGCAGCTGCGCCAACCGCTTGTACACCTGATCCTGCAGCCCGACCTCCAGCACCTGCGCCCGCTTCATCGCCTCCCCGATGTTGAGCGAGCTAATGTCCCACCCATCGACGACGATATCGTTCGGGTTGACCATCGGCACCAGCTGGTTCATCGGGATGTACACATCCTGCCCGCTGGCGTCCGATCCGAGCAGCACCGTCGACGACTGCGTGATCGAGCCGTACCAGTTCGCCTGCTGGACGCCCTGGCGCGTGCGCCATTCCAGGCTGTGCTTGTTCGCCTCGAGCGCAGCGGTCAGCGTCGAACCGTTGTTGCCGCCCCAGCCGACCAGCATCAGCCCCATGCGCGGGACATTTCGTCCGGTGCGGATATTCAACTCGGTAGTTTCAGGTTTCACCTGCAAAGGAACAAGAAATGGCGCCCCGCAAGCGCGCAGACACGAAGATGACGAAATTTTACTAACGAACCGACCTTGGACTTGTACCCACCATTGGGTGGGCGAGGGCTTCCCGTctgggcaaaacaaaagaaaa
Proteins encoded:
- the LOC120958915 gene encoding NADH dehydrogenase [ubiquinone] 1 beta subcomplex subunit 4 → MSQQEKAARRAALRNEYWRTMTNPHNHLRGESGGVFDTGLARFQAMRVNHYEHFKPTGRSFKIGLFTVVIPIIVYAKMMKNERDQREQQYRTGQVAYADRRFKFI
- the LOC120957167 gene encoding inositol-3-phosphate synthase, which codes for MSSELKVLSPNVHYTDEHIEVDYQYQTTTVVSSGPSGYTVKPETTELNIRTGRNVPRMGLMLVGWGGNNGSTLTAALEANKHSLEWRTRQGVQQANWYGSITQSSTVLLGSDASGQDVYIPMNQLVPMVNPNDIVVDGWDISSLNIGEAMKRAQVLEVGLQDQVYKRLAQLRPRASIYDPDFIAANQADRADNTIKGTRYEQYQQIVRDIREFKQQSGVDKVVILWTANTERFAEVKEGVNTTMADLERSLKQNHSEISPSTIFAMAAIAENCIYINGSPQNTFVPGVIEMAEHYGAFIAGDDFKSGQTKLKSVLVDFLVSAGIKPVSIVSYNHLGNNDGKNLSAPQQFRSKEISKSNVVDDMVASNHILYGADEHPDHCVVIKYVPYVGDSKRAMDEYTSQIMLGGHNTLVIHNTCEDSLLATPLILDLAILGELCSRIQVRRKDAAASGEYLPFRSVLSLLSYLCKAPLVPQGTPVVNSLFRQRTAIENILRACVGLPPLSHMTLEHRFDLPVGESQPDVQQHVAKKARVANGTAEKCNGVHNGDAHPSEEVASR